Genomic window (Saccharomyces eubayanus strain FM1318 chromosome XVI, whole genome shotgun sequence):
CCTGCTGTAAATTACACTCAATTGAAGAACGCTGTACAGAATGGGCCTGTTTTGAAACTCGACGGCGTGAAAGACTTCAAGCTGGGCAAGTTCAACTACGTGGCTGTTGGTGATGTTTCAAACTTGCCATATTTGGATGAATTGTAAAAAGTACGTGTGCACAAAACACAGGCAGCACACATAGATTTGCCACGCACGCTTTTTAATGAATATTCACAAATGATACCTTGAATagtatcaaaaaaataaaataacataccaaaaaaaaccaaatcaAATAACAACATGTAAGACCAAAACTCcttcattatttattccttatctttttcaaattcttatTGAACtagtaaatatatatttaattCCATTCTCTATTTAAGatttacattttttcttttcagctcTACCACATTTACGTTTAGGCTCCAGCCGCAATACCTACGCAGTCAAGAAGTcgaatattaaaaaaaattctgcAAAGCAACCATAAGAACCCAAGATATGATACAAGAACACGGTTAGCAACTACATAGCACTGTTCTTCCGAAAAGATTGCCTTTTTACTTTCTGTAAGTCTAAGCACGTTCACTTAACAGTCACGTGCCCCTAATGTGCTTTTCAAAGCGGAAACGGTGCGCCGCAGTGTTTGTACATGGTCACGTAAGCAGGTAGTGTAATATTAGGGTCTTAGCTGAGTGCAACTCACCCACAGATTCCAACACGTCTGCCATACACACGACGAACCAGCACCATGTGGCTATCGGAGACCGCAGATGTCGTTCCGATGAGCTCCAACGTCCCCCTTTCGGGCGTGAAGGCCCAAAAGTACTTCCTTCCGTTACAGTAACGACATCGGCGTTGTGTCGCCCAGACGGGGCCGCACAGCACCGCCGCCCCAGTAAGTCATCGCAAGGGTGCCGCTGCACGGTAAATCTGAGCTTCCGTCCCCTATTCTGCTCGTTATTTCACGTATTTAACCACATCAACACGTCGTACTTCACCACCTGGGCCTGGCTAGGCTCACGCCTGCCGTCGTTTATTGCTGAAACCCTAGGCTTCTGCTATTtttaggaaaaaaagaagaaaatctcGTTTAATGAgcgtttcttcttctgcttccaGCCTCTATATCCTGGGTTTGTTGTAATACAGAAGAGgaattaagaaaaaaggtgTGCTTGCCCTTTCATATGGCACATATTTTCTCTTATTTGAATTCGGCTATATTAATAAAGGCTCTCTTCAATTGGTCGTCTTCCTGCTGTCTTGAGATATCAACTGTAGTCTTTCTCTTGCTTGCTTTCCGATTTCCCTTCTTGTGTTTCTCTCGTAGAAACAAACAAAGTAACTCCTCCTTACAAAATGTCTTCTAACGATTCGAACGACACTGACAAGCAACACACACGTTTGGACCCCACAAGTGTCGATGACGCTTATATTCCGCCGGAACAACCGGAAACTAAGCATGCTCGCTTTCACATCACAAAAGATACCGTGAGAAACCACTTTATCGCAGCCGTCGGTGAGTTTTGTGGCACCTTCATGTTTTTATGGTGCGCTTACGTTATCTGCAACGTCGCCAATCATGACGTTGCGCTGACTGCGCAACCGGACGGTTCCCACCCGGGTCAATTAATCATGATCGCCATTGGTTTCGGGTTCTCCGTCATGTTCTCAATCTGGTGCTTTGCTGGTGTCTCCGGTGGTGCTTTGAACCCTGCCGTCTCGCTTTCCCTGTGTTTGGCAAGAGCAATCTCTCCAACAAGATGTCTTGTGATGTGGGTTGCCCAAATCGTGGCTGGGATGGCGGCCGGCGGCGCTGCTAGTGCCATGACCCCGGGCAAAGTTCTCTTCGCTAACGCCCTGGGCCTGGGGTGCTCCAGATCAAGAGGCCTGTTTCTGGAAATGTTCGGCACTGCCATCTTGTGTTTGACTGTTTTGATGACCGCTGTCGAGAAGCGTGAAACCAACTTCATGGCTGCTCTTCCTATCGGCATCTCTCTGTTCATCGCACATGTCGCCTTGACGGCGTACACAGGCACAGGTGTCAACCCGGCAAGATCCCTGGGTGCCGCCGTCGCAGCGAGGTATTTTCCTGGTTACCACTGGATCTACTGGATCGGTCCGATATTGGGGGCTACCTTGGCGTGGTCCATCTGGCAACTACTGCAGATCCTGGACTACACCACCTACGTCGATGCTGAAAAAGCTGCAAgcactaaagaaaaagcccAATCAGGAGCAAACGCCACTGCCGCTCCAGCTAACACTGAAGTTTGAGCCGTTTTCTCTCCCACTATGAGTATAATTAATATTTACCTTTGATATAGCTTCAAAAACATAATAAGCCGAGCCGATGGAGATGGccaattttttatttcttaataCGTAAACATATTCTCTATATTGCTACTCAACaacttttttctgttttcagTACCCGTTTCTCTTGTACATAATTTTAGGCGCCTTATAACCTATCTTAGTATATAATATCTGTGCCCTATGGTTAGATTCATCTGTGCACCAATATACACTAGGTGTCCCCAGTTTATCGGCTTCCTCGTAAACAAACTGAATCAGTTTCCGGCCCACGCCCTTGATCCTAGAATTTTCACCAACATAGAGGTCGTTAATGTATATCTTATCCTTGAAATCCCACGTACTCATAtggctgaaaaaatttaccaTTCCAATGATCTCTCCACTCAAACCATTAACGGCCACAGCAGCCCACATTTTTACCGTGGGATCTAGAAACCTCTTGAAATTAAAGTCATCCAGCTCGTTCGGGAATGAAACTTCATAAAACTCCTGAAATGACCTCCAAAGTCGTTGCCAGCCGTCTTTATCGTCCTCGGTAACAAACCTTACTACAACACTGTCATCGGCACTCGACATCGTTTAACAACTGGTTTCTTTAACTTGATTACAGCCTAATATGTATTCTTACAGTTTCCTGTCTTGTCTGTCttatatagaaaaaagCATTCTGTCGTTACGTTACCATTCCCCTAATATAGTTTATACCCCCCACCTTTAAGACGCATCCGGTAGCTCCgcatatataaaaaaactcCAACCAATGAAAGGAAACGGTAAAATAGGTAATACGCATAAATTAAGTGGCATTAAGAGTTATCAACTACGATACAACTGGCGTCCGATACAACTGGCGTGCAGTGCAATACACGCTGAGCGGCgataaaaatatgtatacGGACTTGAAGCAGATATAAACGGCATATAGCCACCTTTAAGAAAAGAGTGAATGAGCGTTACATAAAAGAGCAGTATAAAACCTTATCTACAAACATTCTCGACTTTACGGTAGCCGCCCCCCTCCAGTTTTTGGACTTAGGTTTCCCTATCATTGGGTCTGAAATATTCCTGAAAACATGAATATCGATTAACGCCTATATCATGTTTATCGAGGTACCGTATATTGTAAGATTCGACAGGCTACCCTTAACTATCACTCCGCTCTCTATTTTACCAGCTTTTCGCCATCGTTACACCAAAATAAAAGCTAGCGAAGATATCTAGATCTAAGACGAAATATTGGCATCTTGGTGCCTTTTGAGCTGAAAGCAGCCAACCATCATCAATGATCATGTGTATCAACCTTTATAAACTCTGTGAAATATGCAAAATAGAATAATGGCTGATACTCTGATATTAAAAAgatgtatttttttaaccATGTAAACTAGTGCGGCAAAAGAAACATATGAAAAAGCTTGAGGCACGGACTGCCATTTTCGTTACACGTATATAACGTCAGTATAATATTGTAGTATACTTTAAAGAGTTGAACTacaaaaagagaattttaaaaccaaaaatttgaataagTAGGATGATGtgtaaaaagaaaaagaaagagtataaaataaataatagGAGCCCTAGGCAACCTTTCAGTCATGGATAATGACCTGGATCAGGACCAAAATAACCTTTTGCTGTATCagttatatttttcaatgggTAACCAATCCCATCGGCGCCAGCATAAGGAACCGTATTACCCCACCAATTGAAGGCTGTATCTTTGTATTGGACTgcaaagaagatgatgatggcaGACAGAACTAAACCTGTCGAAAATCCCGCTGATAAAACGTAATTGTACTTCTCCCATAAATTCAAATGGTGTCTCTTCATGTAATACTGGGAAACAAAACTGACAATCATACCGGGAGTGAAGTACATTAGGTTATATGGAGGGCCCATATTAATCATACCACCTACAAATAACATCGGGTCGAAATTCCTTGGATAAAATCTACCCCATCGTTTCCAAACTCCAAATACAATACCAATACAGGCACCTATCAACCAACACCATTTGAAGATCGGATAAATGTGATTGAAGATTCTTTTTGGCCCAATTGCACCCCAGACAACAGAAGCATTGTAGTAGGTGACAGCATCGGGGCAAGTAAACTTTGCATTTTGGTGAGGCGTACAAAAATCCTTGATGTTGGAGATCTGCCAATTTAAAACACCCAAATTAACAAATATTTGAATCAAAACTATAACACATTGGCCTCTAAATACGGCCATTGGGGGAATCTTACAATAATGTGCAATTTTCAGATTAGAAACGTAATTATCTGCTTGGCCGTCAATGTTGTAACCAAAAGCTTTCAGAATCATAATAGCGATTGGGTTACCTGGTAAAGCATACCCAATCACCATTTCAATTAACAAATttaaaccaaaagaaaagccaGTGGTTGCTTGTAAAATGGTAGTTGgaatcaagaaaatgaagttgAAGCCTAAGGAGACAAAGAGACCCCAAACTGGCGTATTAGTTGGATAATGTTCAATAACAGCTATTCCCACAACTAATGAAGCTAATAGTATTGCAAAATACCACCAATCTGGAACTTCTTTGTAACTTTTCATTGCATTAGAATGAGCGTCGTCGAATTCATCCAAAGCCGCATACTCACTTTTGAACATCGCAATCCAGGATTTCGGTTTTCTTAGAGACCACAGGTTTAAAGCCCAATCTTTAAACGCATTAAATAAAAGCTTTGAATGCACAATAAATGACCATGTAATCATAAGAGGATATGCACAGATAAAACTGCCATACGATACCAAATTTCCAGCAGTATAGAATGGTGGCGAATaactttgatattttttcagatctAATTTGTTTTCGCTGTCTAATATCTTGGTAACTTTGAAAGACTCACCTGTATTAGTATACAGGGAATTTGTAAACATTGGCAAGTATTGACAGTTCATGTAGTTGCTGTAGTACACAGCCACAACAATTAAAGCTGCTAAAATAGAGCCAATATACTGGGTTAGATAAGACCAAAATGGGAAAACCAACGGACTATTGAATGAAAGAACATTCCAATCAAAGGACGAAATAGGATTAATTCCAATACCAGTGACGCTTCCAGTGATATTTGCTAGATTAATATTACTTGGTTTTATCCAGGTCATCCAATTAAAAGTGTTCAGAATATTAAGAATGTAAGTGGGGAACCAATTGTAGATAAacatgatgaaaaaagtcaaaaagaaaaagttgtATCTGCTCATACCAGATTCGTACTTCTCTTTACCTAGAAGAGCCTTATTTATGGCAATGGTTGGCATAACCGTTGGCCATAAAGCACGAGATGGATAAACAACAAATCTCCTAAGAATGCCAGCAAATCCAAATCCTATAAATTGAACGGCTAGCGATAGTAAAAATTGATATCCAAACGAAAAACTAGAATGGTAGAAGATTTTCTGAGTTAAAATGTTATAATGCGTGTAAAAAGCACCTTGGCAAATGCCGTATAGTAAAGTGGCAAACATTTGCTCCTTTTGAGTCCATGGCGCGTTAATATTTATAGCATATTTTGTACCTTTGACAGTGAAACCCCAGTAGGGAACCGTTTTTGCCCAAGCTTCACCACATAGATATAAAAACATTTGAATTACTGGTGTTCCCAAAGTGATTGTAACTACTCtatgagaaaaaaattcattgaaacCTGAACCAACAATAGACCAAACTATTGCTAAAAAGTATGCTCTGAACGTCTCTACTGGAACAGTAGGGTCATCACTTGGATCAACAACAGCTCTAACCTCTTGATATGGAGAGTGAAATTTGATAGCAGAAGCGAATGCCCTAATGTTGAAGCTATCGTATTCATCTAATTGCTCTTTCCAATCTGGGGATTCCAGTTCAGCCAATCTTTTCCACTCTTCATATTGGTCATGAGGTAAGTTTTCGTCGTCTTCATAATATACAATAGCATCTTTTAATACTTGGAAAGAATCCTCAAGAGATAGCTTTGGCATTTCCTTGACGATATATTTGACATCATCCGGGATATCGTAAAGGGTACGAGTTGTGTAACCTAACTTTTTCATGAAGTGTAGCAATTGCTCATCGGTATACCATTGAGGAATGTCCGATGAACGATCGGAGAGACTCTCAGTGTACACAGCCCCATCAGTGTAATTGACGGTCCCCTTTGGGGATATCTTCTCATTAATTAAAATATTATCTTTAACGGTTTCGCtcataatttttcaaaaattcagTAATATTGCATTcgataaaaaattttgattcGAAATATAAAGTAGTGTTATGTCTGTTTTGGTTGTTGCTAAGAAAATCTATTGTTTTATCTGGCGAATGTAGGCTAGATGTGTTTGGATGACTATTTTTGAGGATGTGCTAACAGGAATTCTATAAGGAAACAAGTGGTTTGagaaatgattttgaaagatattttaaaaCTCATTTATAGTTTTCTTAAAGGAGCTAATCTACGAAATACAACGAAACAAAGCAACAAGGCTCTTAAAATTCCTTATCTTTAGTGTTTCTCAAGTCCAAATGAAAGCTTTTAGAAGTCTTTTACTTATTtggataaaataaaatgtgGTATTCAGAAATCAAGCTAAACCGGCTCCGATAGCCGAACGTTAAGAATACGCTGCAGATAAGAGTACAAATTAtgaatttccaaaaagaacTGATACCAATCACCACAGCAATGGCTTATAGTAGGTATCAGCAAATAGAAACGAGCAGAATaatggaaaatatcaagTACAAAAGTACTTGCAGGCACccaattattgaaaaatcatgAACAACCGTCTGAATCATGCAGCCACACCCGTGGTCATGTCGATTGCTATTACTGACACTAAGATGTGAGCTGATTCCGAAACGTTCCTTAGTGCTGCATTTCTCTGGAAGAATGAAAATCAGCcagataagaaaaatcagCAGCCTTCTCCAAGCAAGGAGATGTGTCAGAGCCATCACAGTTTAACGGAACCGTATTTTCCCCAGAAAACTAAACCCTGATAACTGGTCCGCTTGCTTTTCGTTTATTTTCGTGTTCCGTCAGAGGATCTCCGCAGAGTGAACCCTTCCGTTTTTGACACTGGCGCCGCATTGCTTATCAAAACGGGTTCCTCTTGTGCCTAAATTAAAAATCGCAGGGTAGGAGAAGAGAAACGTCACAAGGCTGGCACGTTACGTTTATCGtgtatttcttcaaagtgAAGAATGCGCCCGTAAAAAAGCTGTTGACGACTCCACTGCTGCAAAGTCGAATTTTATGTATCGCCCCGGTCTTCCTTGCTTTTACGCCATTTCCTCTTTCCAAACTTGCTGATAGAGGTTAAAATTCTCGAGGAATCAGGTGGGGGTGAGGGGTGCTGCCACAAACGACTAAAGTGTTCACAGCATTATCAAGTTCCTTGCAAAGATCACAAGCAGACCCCTTACACCCCTAATGGACTGAGGtacatcttcaaaagtgACGATTTTGACACTTCTCGATGCTATCGAATCATATCGTGAGATAACGGTCTCGTAAAAAAAGGAGCTAAAAACACTAATCCTTCCGTTGCAACATATTTGGTTTTGATATCGAGTGCTCTGctcttgattttgtttctctgtttttctattttctcGTTGCTTGCATGGTCGTTCCCTTAAACTCTTACAACGGACGTAGTACACCATTGAGGCTTTTTTGGTCTTGAATCAATGCAAGTAAATATTAGGAGAAACGGGgccaaaataaacaaaaatgtgAAAGCGTAACAAAGGAAATAGTACCTCTTATTACAGTATCGAAATAAAATTTACTCCAaatattttactttttcaaaaaagaagtctCACAGGTATGTAACTAGGATGAATTGACATCTTTTCATTGCAAAATTGtataataattttattaGATCCCTCTACCATTTCACAGGAGGGGTGTAAATGGGGCACGAAAGGTAATACACATGGACGGAGGAAAAAACGCAGAACTCTCAACCACCTACCACATATACAACTTATCCGGCGATGTTAAcggatttttttgtttacgCCAATATCTTCGAGTTGGTTTCTCTTGGTACAGGCCAACTTTTCATTGTaatcttttggaaaacggCTGCTCATATTTGAATCAATTATTGGTAGTATAGGTTCCAAAGTCACTTTTATTGTTGATATGTCAACTTGGTCAAAACGTTTTAGAAGCATATAATTCATGACATGAAGcaagatagaaaaaaagtatgcTACTAAGTTAGGCTCGTCTGTTCAATTTATCATGGTATTATTACCAATGTCAAAAGATCATCATTTCGACAGTTAGTATTAACGAGTAAAAGTAAGTGAAAGCAAAAACAGACAACTCGCGGGatgcaaatatttttatgcGTTTATATCTCTAGCTACTCATGCTTACGGTAAGAAAGGGTATGCATTTATCAGTAGGATAGATATAGTAAAGCTTAAATAGACTGTAGTGTATAGACCAAGATTTTGGAGACAGTTTGCTAGCGGGAAATACTATCATGGTACCAggtaaaataaaatagacACATGATGTGTTATATGCAGCATGTAGGAGGTCTTCTGGAAATATTGTCATACATATCTCTTAGTGTCAAATACTGTAGGGAGCTGCTGGGTTCATTGTGATGTTCTGATGAGAACATGCTAATAGTGAAGTGAAGTTGCGTATTTCAGAGacatatttttatgttCACTATAGTAATCAGACATTTTCAGCGTGATATGTTGATGTAGTAATACTTAAATGTTAGTGTGgaattattatatatttttgtgCTACTATATAGCATAGGTTTTAGTTCAAAGCTTTATCGAAAGATGACTTTAAAGTTGCGCGGTACGATACATATATTAAGGTATGCGGCAATTGTGTCTTAACTTCGCCGGAGTATCTCTCTACAGATCaattgataatttttgaaattacTTAAATTTCCCGAGGAAAGTGGTATCTATAATGCACGTGCATATATTGATTGTTAATATGTCAAGATCATTGCAAACGTGGTATCGAAACGTTAATATATTAACCACTTTTCTACTAGAGAGATGTTATTTCTAGAACACACCTAAAGGGAAATCAATGAGTGACAGGTGGAAAATAAGCGATGTTAGAATAAGGATACGCGGCAGTTGTGCAATTCTTAGGGTATTACGGAGGTACTGTGTAAAATGATTGAGTCTACGTGATCTTACTCGAGCAGGGGATACTATAAAGTGGAGAGTGACTATGTAGTTCAAGCACTTGAAATGTTATTATCAAATtgataaaatgaaaagatgGATCACTTATCTCAAGCAAAAACATTATAATTGGTATTGACGCTGGTGATGGAGGTGCGAGAATCCACATTGTGTGGAATGATATGTTTCAGCGCATTTAACGGAGTTGTAAGGTACACCCAAGGGAGATCGACGCTATTAAGATGTAATTGCCATGTAAGATAATGGTAGATCCGTCATTTACTGAACGATACGATGTAGTAGTGCATGTGATATATGGTTTATAGTTTGagtaaaatatattttactTTCTTCACTTATAAATTTCGAACTAAAAATAACAGGGTCTCTGCGTGCATTGAAATCATAGCTTTGGATGTGGTACCCTGCACAAATTTAAGTCGAAAGTCCCATCATCAATATCTATGCTGAGGACTCATCGTCACAGGCCGATTGCGCTTCCTTGATATATGGCCATAGTTCAGCATTCAATGGTAAACGCCTTATAGATCTCTTTGAAGTTATAGGATTGGATAAAAAATGcgtcaaagaaaaactctTCAGTCTTGCAAGATTTCTGCTCAAATAGATACACATTCATTTTCTCTGCGATTTGATCCCCTCCGTTAGCACCAATTCCTTGCTCGCGAATAATAGTTAAAAGATATTGCATCTTGTCTTCCATTTTCATTGCTGCAACTTTTGACTCGTTGAAACTACCTTTTACATAGGGAGAACACCAAGTGAGAAACAAGACacggaaaaaaatgttttcaTTCCATGTTatacaaatcaaaaataaaaaacgaAGGACGTATTTAAGGTAGCGGCGATTCATAGCTGTTTTGAAAGTCCAGGAAAATTTTAAGCGGTACAATTGTTTAGGAAGTGGGACGTCTTCCAAGTCGACAGCACTCGTTGAATTTTCACAACAGATTGATTCCATCGTTCATCTACTTTTGCGAAGTAAACTTTCAAAGCCTCTTCATTGTAAGGAACTGACTCCTTAAATGACTTGACCTTTGCattgttgtcttttttcagagaaaaaagatctAGAATAGACTTTCTAAACGATTCATAGCATCTCGGAacatcgaaaaaaaaactcattTATTTCAGAACTTATTTCCATACATGTATGAGTTGAAAGTTAGTACAATAGGTTCCCAGTCTTCAATGTCAGTACCTGGAACacttttgatgatttctttgCAAAACTGAATATGTTATTTAGAAACGGCGTGTTTACGATATATTATCATATTAATGGGAAAGGTAAGTAGCGCTACATCCATACACACGGCTGCCACCAAAGGATAACCATTCCAACGACCGGATATTTCCCACCAAACACCAAGCGGCAGCCATAATAATAGCCAAATACGAAATGCGAGGGTTTTGTAAATCTGATAGCAGAACCAAgtaaagatatttttaaagatgtCCTTCGGTAATACGATATTTTGggattcaagaaatttagACGATAATAAGCCTACGGTCTCATCATCTTCGATTTGTGTGTCTTCCCTATTAGTGATGGAGTGGTTCTGAAGGTTTATTTTGGAACTCACAACTCCTGGTCGTCTCGTTTATATACTCTGGAGAAAATAAAGTGTTACTGCACACTATGCGCAGTTGATGGCTTGGTTAATAATGAGAAAAAGTAAAACAGCAGTAAGCAGGGGGACGTATTTAAGTTCAACACTACGCACCTCCGGGCGACCCTTACTCATCAGGCACAAGGGGATGCCCTATTTACTAAGAAAACGCGCAGGAAATCGGTCTTTTGAAGGAACGCCTGCAGAACCCTACAACAAAAGTCGTCCAAAATAGGgtccttttccaaaaagagACGCCAAGCGTACCCGGTCGAGTTTACTGCTGTCACATGACCACttaatattttgatatgATCACATTCTCCATATTATACCATC
Coding sequences:
- the AQY1 gene encoding Aqy1p, translating into MSSNDSNDTDKQHTRLDPTSVDDAYIPPEQPETKHARFHITKDTVRNHFIAAVGEFCGTFMFLWCAYVICNVANHDVALTAQPDGSHPGQLIMIAIGFGFSVMFSIWCFAGVSGGALNPAVSLSLCLARAISPTRCLVMWVAQIVAGMAAGGAASAMTPGKVLFANALGLGCSRSRGLFLEMFGTAILCLTVLMTAVEKRETNFMAALPIGISLFIAHVALTAYTGTGVNPARSLGAAVAARYFPGYHWIYWIGPILGATLAWSIWQLLQILDYTTYVDAEKAASTKEKAQSGANATAAPANTEV
- the HPA2 gene encoding histone acetyltransferase, coding for MSSADDSVVVRFVTEDDKDGWQRLWRSFQEFYEVSFPNELDDFNFKRFLDPTVKMWAAVAVNGLSGEIIGMVNFFSHMSTWDFKDKIYINDLYVGENSRIKGVGRKLIQFVYEEADKLGTPSVYWCTDESNHRAQILYTKIGYKAPKIMYKRNGY
- the OPT2 gene encoding Opt2p: MSETVKDNILINEKISPKGTVNYTDGAVYTESLSDRSSDIPQWYTDEQLLHFMKKLGYTTRTLYDIPDDVKYIVKEMPKLSLEDSFQVLKDAIVYYEDDENLPHDQYEEWKRLAELESPDWKEQLDEYDSFNIRAFASAIKFHSPYQEVRAVVDPSDDPTVPVETFRAYFLAIVWSIVGSGFNEFFSHRVVTITLGTPVIQMFLYLCGEAWAKTVPYWGFTVKGTKYAININAPWTQKEQMFATLLYGICQGAFYTHYNILTQKIFYHSSFSFGYQFLLSLAVQFIGFGFAGILRRFVVYPSRALWPTVMPTIAINKALLGKEKYESGMSRYNFFFLTFFIMFIYNWFPTYILNILNTFNWMTWIKPSNINLANITGSVTGIGINPISSFDWNVLSFNSPLVFPFWSYLTQYIGSILAALIVVAVYYSNYMNCQYLPMFTNSLYTNTGESFKVTKILDSENKLDLKKYQSYSPPFYTAGNLVSYGSFICAYPLMITWSFIVHSKLLFNAFKDWALNLWSLRKPKSWIAMFKSEYAALDEFDDAHSNAMKSYKEVPDWWYFAILLASLVVGIAVIEHYPTNTPVWGLFVSLGFNFIFLIPTTILQATTGFSFGLNLLIEMVIGYALPGNPIAIMILKAFGYNIDGQADNYVSNLKIAHYCKIPPMAVFRGQCVIVLIQIFVNLGVLNWQISNIKDFCTPHQNAKFTCPDAVTYYNASVVWGAIGPKRIFNHIYPIFKWCWLIGACIGIVFGVWKRWGRFYPRNFDPMLFVGGMINMGPPYNLMYFTPGMIVSFVSQYYMKRHHLNLWEKYNYVLSAGFSTGLVLSAIIIFFAVQYKDTAFNWWGNTVPYAGADGIGYPLKNITDTAKGYFGPDPGHYP